The following proteins are co-located in the Haemorhous mexicanus isolate bHaeMex1 chromosome 30, bHaeMex1.pri, whole genome shotgun sequence genome:
- the TIA1 gene encoding cytotoxic granule associated RNA binding protein TIA1 isoform X5, with product MNGRKIMGKEVKVNWATTPSSQKKDTSNHFHVFVGDLSPEITTEDIKAAFAPFGRISDARVVKDMATGKSKGYGFVSFFNKWDAENAIQQMGGQWLGGRQIRTNWATRKPPAPKSTYETSTKQLSYEEVVTQSSPSNCTVYCGGVTSGLSEQLMRQTFSPFGQIMEIRVFPDKGYSFVRFSSHESAAHAIVSVNGTTIEGHVVKCYWGKETPDMASPVQQGQLSYPPAYGQWGQWYGGAQLGQYVPNGWQVPTYGVYGQAWSQQGFGQSQSSAPWVAPGYSVQGQNGAVVPPQPGFRVGFETP from the exons ATGAACGGCAGGAAGATAATGGGTAAG GAGGTCAAAGTGAACTGGGCCaccacccccagcagccagaAGAAAGACACCAGCA ACCATTTCCACGTCTTTGTGGGAGACCTCAGCCCTGAGATCACAACTGAAGACATCAAAGCAGCCTTTGCTCCCTTTGGAAGGATCTC GGACGCACGGGTGGTCAAGGACATGGCCACGGGCAAGTCCAAGGGCTACGGCTTCGTCTCCTTCTTCAACAAATGG gaCGCTGAGAACGCCATCCAGCAGATGGGGGGCCAGTGGCTCGGGGGCCGACAGATCAGGACCAACTGGGCCACCAGGAAACCTCCAGCTCCCAAGAGCACCTATGAGA CGAGCACCAAGCAGTTGTCCTACGAGGAGGTGGTCACTCAGTCCAGCCCCAGCAACTGCACCGTGTACTGCGGGGGGGTCACCTCGGGCCTCTCAG agcagctgatgCGCCAGACCTTCTCCCCCTTCGGGCAGATCATGGAGATCCGAGTGTTCCCGGACAAAGGCTACTCCTTCGTCAg GTTCAGTTCCCATGAGAGCGCTGCCCACGCCATCGTCTCCGTCAACGGCACCACCATCGAGGGCCACGTGGTCAAGTGCTACTGGGGCAAGGAGACCCCCGACATggccagccctgtgcagcag GGCCAGCTGAGCTACCCGCCGGCCTACGGGCAGTGGGGGCAGTGGTACGGCGGTGCCCAGCTGGGCCAGTACGTGCCCAACGGCTGGCAGGTGCCCACCTATGGCGTCTACGGCCAggcctggagccagcagggcttCGG gcagagccagtCCTCAGCGCCCTGGGTGGCTCCCGGTTACAGCGTGCAGGGCCAGAACGGCGCCGTGgtgcccccccagcccggcTTCCGCGTGGGCTTCGagaccccctga
- the TIA1 gene encoding cytotoxic granule associated RNA binding protein TIA1 isoform X4: MNGRKIMGGQSELGHHPQQPEERHQQANLIFAITQRSQDHFHVFVGDLSPEITTEDIKAAFAPFGRISDARVVKDMATGKSKGYGFVSFFNKWDAENAIQQMGGQWLGGRQIRTNWATRKPPAPKSTYETSTKQLSYEEVVTQSSPSNCTVYCGGVTSGLSEQLMRQTFSPFGQIMEIRVFPDKGYSFVRFSSHESAAHAIVSVNGTTIEGHVVKCYWGKETPDMASPVQQGQLSYPPAYGQWGQWYGGAQLGQYVPNGWQVPTYGVYGQAWSQQGFGQSQSSAPWVAPGYSVQGQNGAVVPPQPGFRVGFETP, translated from the exons ATGAACGGCAGGAAGATAATGG GAGGTCAAAGTGAACTGGGCCaccacccccagcagccagaAGAAAGACACCAGCA GGCAAATCTGATCTTTGCCATCACACAGCGTTCACAAG ACCATTTCCACGTCTTTGTGGGAGACCTCAGCCCTGAGATCACAACTGAAGACATCAAAGCAGCCTTTGCTCCCTTTGGAAGGATCTC GGACGCACGGGTGGTCAAGGACATGGCCACGGGCAAGTCCAAGGGCTACGGCTTCGTCTCCTTCTTCAACAAATGG gaCGCTGAGAACGCCATCCAGCAGATGGGGGGCCAGTGGCTCGGGGGCCGACAGATCAGGACCAACTGGGCCACCAGGAAACCTCCAGCTCCCAAGAGCACCTATGAGA CGAGCACCAAGCAGTTGTCCTACGAGGAGGTGGTCACTCAGTCCAGCCCCAGCAACTGCACCGTGTACTGCGGGGGGGTCACCTCGGGCCTCTCAG agcagctgatgCGCCAGACCTTCTCCCCCTTCGGGCAGATCATGGAGATCCGAGTGTTCCCGGACAAAGGCTACTCCTTCGTCAg GTTCAGTTCCCATGAGAGCGCTGCCCACGCCATCGTCTCCGTCAACGGCACCACCATCGAGGGCCACGTGGTCAAGTGCTACTGGGGCAAGGAGACCCCCGACATggccagccctgtgcagcag GGCCAGCTGAGCTACCCGCCGGCCTACGGGCAGTGGGGGCAGTGGTACGGCGGTGCCCAGCTGGGCCAGTACGTGCCCAACGGCTGGCAGGTGCCCACCTATGGCGTCTACGGCCAggcctggagccagcagggcttCGG gcagagccagtCCTCAGCGCCCTGGGTGGCTCCCGGTTACAGCGTGCAGGGCCAGAACGGCGCCGTGgtgcccccccagcccggcTTCCGCGTGGGCTTCGagaccccctga
- the TIA1 gene encoding cytotoxic granule associated RNA binding protein TIA1 isoform X2, giving the protein MEDEMPKTLYVGNLSRDVTEALILQLFSQIGPCKNCKMIMDTAGNDPYCFVEFYEHRHAAAALAAMNGRKIMGKEVKVNWATTPSSQKKDTSNHFHVFVGDLSPEITTEDIKAAFAPFGRISDARVVKDMATGKSKGYGFVSFFNKWDAENAIQQMGGQWLGGRQIRTNWATRKPPAPKSTYETSTKQLSYEEVVTQSSPSNCTVYCGGVTSGLSEQLMRQTFSPFGQIMEIRVFPDKGYSFVRFSSHESAAHAIVSVNGTTIEGHVVKCYWGKETPDMASPVQQGQLSYPPAYGQWGQWYGGAQLGQYVPNGWQVPTYGVYGQAWSQQGFGQSQSSAPWVAPGYSVQGQNGAVVPPQPGFRVGFETP; this is encoded by the exons atGGAGGATGAAATGCCCAAGACCCT GTACGTGGGGAACCTCTCCAGGGACGTGACCGAGGCTCTgatcctgcagctcttcagccaGATCGGACCCTGCAAGAACTGCAAGATGATCATGGAT ACAGCTGGCAATGATCCCTACTGCTTCGTGGAGTTCTACGAGCACCGGCACGCGGCCGCAGCGCTGGCTGCCATGAACGGCAGGAAGATAATGGGTAAG GAGGTCAAAGTGAACTGGGCCaccacccccagcagccagaAGAAAGACACCAGCA ACCATTTCCACGTCTTTGTGGGAGACCTCAGCCCTGAGATCACAACTGAAGACATCAAAGCAGCCTTTGCTCCCTTTGGAAGGATCTC GGACGCACGGGTGGTCAAGGACATGGCCACGGGCAAGTCCAAGGGCTACGGCTTCGTCTCCTTCTTCAACAAATGG gaCGCTGAGAACGCCATCCAGCAGATGGGGGGCCAGTGGCTCGGGGGCCGACAGATCAGGACCAACTGGGCCACCAGGAAACCTCCAGCTCCCAAGAGCACCTATGAGA CGAGCACCAAGCAGTTGTCCTACGAGGAGGTGGTCACTCAGTCCAGCCCCAGCAACTGCACCGTGTACTGCGGGGGGGTCACCTCGGGCCTCTCAG agcagctgatgCGCCAGACCTTCTCCCCCTTCGGGCAGATCATGGAGATCCGAGTGTTCCCGGACAAAGGCTACTCCTTCGTCAg GTTCAGTTCCCATGAGAGCGCTGCCCACGCCATCGTCTCCGTCAACGGCACCACCATCGAGGGCCACGTGGTCAAGTGCTACTGGGGCAAGGAGACCCCCGACATggccagccctgtgcagcag GGCCAGCTGAGCTACCCGCCGGCCTACGGGCAGTGGGGGCAGTGGTACGGCGGTGCCCAGCTGGGCCAGTACGTGCCCAACGGCTGGCAGGTGCCCACCTATGGCGTCTACGGCCAggcctggagccagcagggcttCGG gcagagccagtCCTCAGCGCCCTGGGTGGCTCCCGGTTACAGCGTGCAGGGCCAGAACGGCGCCGTGgtgcccccccagcccggcTTCCGCGTGGGCTTCGagaccccctga
- the TIA1 gene encoding cytotoxic granule associated RNA binding protein TIA1 isoform X1 yields the protein MEDEMPKTLYVGNLSRDVTEALILQLFSQIGPCKNCKMIMDTAGNDPYCFVEFYEHRHAAAALAAMNGRKIMGGQSELGHHPQQPEERHQQANLIFAITQRSQDHFHVFVGDLSPEITTEDIKAAFAPFGRISDARVVKDMATGKSKGYGFVSFFNKWDAENAIQQMGGQWLGGRQIRTNWATRKPPAPKSTYETSTKQLSYEEVVTQSSPSNCTVYCGGVTSGLSEQLMRQTFSPFGQIMEIRVFPDKGYSFVRFSSHESAAHAIVSVNGTTIEGHVVKCYWGKETPDMASPVQQGQLSYPPAYGQWGQWYGGAQLGQYVPNGWQVPTYGVYGQAWSQQGFGQSQSSAPWVAPGYSVQGQNGAVVPPQPGFRVGFETP from the exons atGGAGGATGAAATGCCCAAGACCCT GTACGTGGGGAACCTCTCCAGGGACGTGACCGAGGCTCTgatcctgcagctcttcagccaGATCGGACCCTGCAAGAACTGCAAGATGATCATGGAT ACAGCTGGCAATGATCCCTACTGCTTCGTGGAGTTCTACGAGCACCGGCACGCGGCCGCAGCGCTGGCTGCCATGAACGGCAGGAAGATAATGG GAGGTCAAAGTGAACTGGGCCaccacccccagcagccagaAGAAAGACACCAGCA GGCAAATCTGATCTTTGCCATCACACAGCGTTCACAAG ACCATTTCCACGTCTTTGTGGGAGACCTCAGCCCTGAGATCACAACTGAAGACATCAAAGCAGCCTTTGCTCCCTTTGGAAGGATCTC GGACGCACGGGTGGTCAAGGACATGGCCACGGGCAAGTCCAAGGGCTACGGCTTCGTCTCCTTCTTCAACAAATGG gaCGCTGAGAACGCCATCCAGCAGATGGGGGGCCAGTGGCTCGGGGGCCGACAGATCAGGACCAACTGGGCCACCAGGAAACCTCCAGCTCCCAAGAGCACCTATGAGA CGAGCACCAAGCAGTTGTCCTACGAGGAGGTGGTCACTCAGTCCAGCCCCAGCAACTGCACCGTGTACTGCGGGGGGGTCACCTCGGGCCTCTCAG agcagctgatgCGCCAGACCTTCTCCCCCTTCGGGCAGATCATGGAGATCCGAGTGTTCCCGGACAAAGGCTACTCCTTCGTCAg GTTCAGTTCCCATGAGAGCGCTGCCCACGCCATCGTCTCCGTCAACGGCACCACCATCGAGGGCCACGTGGTCAAGTGCTACTGGGGCAAGGAGACCCCCGACATggccagccctgtgcagcag GGCCAGCTGAGCTACCCGCCGGCCTACGGGCAGTGGGGGCAGTGGTACGGCGGTGCCCAGCTGGGCCAGTACGTGCCCAACGGCTGGCAGGTGCCCACCTATGGCGTCTACGGCCAggcctggagccagcagggcttCGG gcagagccagtCCTCAGCGCCCTGGGTGGCTCCCGGTTACAGCGTGCAGGGCCAGAACGGCGCCGTGgtgcccccccagcccggcTTCCGCGTGGGCTTCGagaccccctga
- the TIA1 gene encoding cytotoxic granule associated RNA binding protein TIA1 isoform X3 — protein MEDEMPKTLYVGNLSRDVTEALILQLFSQIGPCKNCKMIMDTAGNDPYCFVEFYEHRHAAAALAAMNGRKIMGGQSELGHHPQQPEERHQQANLIFAITQRSQDHFHVFVGDLSPEITTEDIKAAFAPFGRISDARVVKDMATGKSKGYGFVSFFNKWDAENAIQQMGGQWLGGRQIRTNWATRKPPAPKSTYETSTKQLSYEEVVTQSSPSNCTVYCGGVTSGLSEQLMRQTFSPFGQIMEIRVFPDKGYSFVRFSSHESAAHAIVSVNGTTIEGHVVKCYWGKETPDMASPVQQGQLSYPPAYGQWGQWYGGAQLGQYVPNGWQVPTYGVYGQAWSQQGFGAGDIPVRWGHSTGLGTSQ, from the exons atGGAGGATGAAATGCCCAAGACCCT GTACGTGGGGAACCTCTCCAGGGACGTGACCGAGGCTCTgatcctgcagctcttcagccaGATCGGACCCTGCAAGAACTGCAAGATGATCATGGAT ACAGCTGGCAATGATCCCTACTGCTTCGTGGAGTTCTACGAGCACCGGCACGCGGCCGCAGCGCTGGCTGCCATGAACGGCAGGAAGATAATGG GAGGTCAAAGTGAACTGGGCCaccacccccagcagccagaAGAAAGACACCAGCA GGCAAATCTGATCTTTGCCATCACACAGCGTTCACAAG ACCATTTCCACGTCTTTGTGGGAGACCTCAGCCCTGAGATCACAACTGAAGACATCAAAGCAGCCTTTGCTCCCTTTGGAAGGATCTC GGACGCACGGGTGGTCAAGGACATGGCCACGGGCAAGTCCAAGGGCTACGGCTTCGTCTCCTTCTTCAACAAATGG gaCGCTGAGAACGCCATCCAGCAGATGGGGGGCCAGTGGCTCGGGGGCCGACAGATCAGGACCAACTGGGCCACCAGGAAACCTCCAGCTCCCAAGAGCACCTATGAGA CGAGCACCAAGCAGTTGTCCTACGAGGAGGTGGTCACTCAGTCCAGCCCCAGCAACTGCACCGTGTACTGCGGGGGGGTCACCTCGGGCCTCTCAG agcagctgatgCGCCAGACCTTCTCCCCCTTCGGGCAGATCATGGAGATCCGAGTGTTCCCGGACAAAGGCTACTCCTTCGTCAg GTTCAGTTCCCATGAGAGCGCTGCCCACGCCATCGTCTCCGTCAACGGCACCACCATCGAGGGCCACGTGGTCAAGTGCTACTGGGGCAAGGAGACCCCCGACATggccagccctgtgcagcag GGCCAGCTGAGCTACCCGCCGGCCTACGGGCAGTGGGGGCAGTGGTACGGCGGTGCCCAGCTGGGCCAGTACGTGCCCAACGGCTGGCAGGTGCCCACCTATGGCGTCTACGGCCAggcctggagccagcagggcttCGG ggctggggacatcccagtgAGGTGGGGACATTcaacagggctggggacatcccagtgA
- the PCYOX1 gene encoding prenylcysteine oxidase 1 — translation MPGLRRLLTLLLLLAALCPPALSLRHDPSKIAVVGGGIGGSAAAYFLRQKFGRSVQLHVLEKAALGGRLDTLDMEGASYEAGGSVIHPLNLHMKHFVKELGLSVAPPQGSLAGVYNGEEFVFEESSWSFINLLKLLWHYGLNPLRMSMWVEDILDKFMRIYRFQMHDYAFSSNERLLHALGGDDFTRLLNQTIDEAMQKAGFSQKFINQVVCPAMRVNYGQGVTIPGFVGAVSLAGVQSGLWSVKGGNKLVCSGLIYSSKAEVIPGTVVSIEPKTRHKRGGDPVKLYEVTYNTSSGLTADTYDIVVIAAPLGRKMANITFRNFDPPIPEFLNPYHQTVTTLVHGRLNTSFFGYQDPQAFHLGAIFTTDNPKLFINSLGVVSPVGDTGTGGKLPSPSAVWKVFSNEELTKEQLNLLFSSYDSVKVKPWLAYPQYSAPEKFPPIVLHEQLYYLNGLERAASAMEMSAIAARNAALLAFHRWHGHSARVDQEDLHEKLKTEL, via the exons ATGCCGGGCCTCCGCCGCctcctgaccctgctgctgctgctcgccGCGCTCTGCCCGCCCGCCCTCAGCCTCCGCCATGACCCCTCCAAGATCG CCGTGGTGGGCGGCGGGATCGGCGGCTCGGCCGCCGCGTATTTCCTGCGGCAGAAGTTCGGCCGCAGCGTGCAGCTGCACGTGCTGGAGAAGGCAGCGCTGGGCGGCCGGCTGGACACGCTGGACATGGAGGGGGCCAGCTATGAGGCAGGGGGCTCCGTGATCCATCCCCTCAACCTGCACATGAAGCATTTTGTCAAGGAGCTGG GCCTCTCAGTCGCCCCACCCCAAGGCAGCCTCGCAGGCGTTTACAACGGGGAGGAATTTGTGTTTGAGGAGAGCAGCTGGTCCTTCATCAACCTCCTCAAGCTGCTGTGGCACTACGGCCTCAACCCCCTGCGCATGTCCATGTGGGTGGAGGACATCCTGGACAAGTTCATGAG GATCTACCGGTTCCAGATGCACGACTACGCCTTCAGCAGCAACGAGCGCCTGCTGCACGCCCTGGGAGGCGACGACTTCACGCGCCTGCTCAACCAGACCATCGACGAGGCCATGCAGAAAGCAGGCTTCTCCCAGAAATTCATCAACCAGGTGGTGTGCCCAGCCATGAGGGTGAATTACGGCCAAggggtcaccatccctggcTTTGTAG GTGCTGTGTCCCTGGCCGGGGTGCAGTCAGGCCTTTGGTCTGTGAAAGGGGGGAACAAACTCGTGTGCTCCGGCCTCATCTACTCCTCCAAGGCCGAGGTTATCCCGGGAACAGTCGTGTCCATAGAGCCAAAAACCAGACACAAGCGTGGCG GGGACCCGGTGAAGCTCTACGAGGTCACCTACAACACGTCCTCGGGGCTCACAGCGGACACCTACGACATCGTCGTCATCGCGGCCCCGCTCGGCCGCAAGATGGCCAACATCACCTTCCGCAACTTTGACCCTCCCATCCCGGAATTCCTGAATCCTTACCACCAGACCGTCACCACCTTGGTGCACGGGCGCTTGAACACCTCCTTCTTTGGCTACCAGGACCCCCAGGCCTTTCACCTTGGCGCCATTTTCACCACAGACAACCCCAAACTGTTCATCAACAGCCTGGGTGTGGTGTCCCCCGTTGGGGACACGGGCACGGGCGGGAAGCTGCCGTCGCCGTCGGCCGTCTGGAAGGTGTTTTCCAACGAGGAGCTGACCAAGGAGCAGCTCAATTTGCTCTTCTCCTCCTACGACTCGGTGAAGGTGAAGCCGTGGTTGGCGTATCCCCAGTACAGCGCTCCTGAGAAGTTCCCTCCCATCGTCCTGCACGAGCAGCTCTACTACCTGAACGGGCTGGAGCGCGCCGCCAGCGCCATGGAGATGAGCGCCATCGCCGCCCGCAACGCCGCCCTGCTCGCCTTCCACCGCTGGCACGGCCACAGCGCCCGCGTCGACCAGGAGGACCTGCACGAGAAGCTCAAAACGGAGCTCTGA
- the SNRPG gene encoding small nuclear ribonucleoprotein G: MSKAHPPELKKFMDKKLSLKLNGGRHVQGILRGFDPFMNLVIDECVEMAAGGQQNNIGMVVIRGNSIIMLEALERV; this comes from the exons ATGAGCAAAGCGCACCCGCCCGAGCTGAAAAA GTTCATGGACAAGAAGCTGTCGT TGAAGCTGAACGGCGGCCGGCACGTGCAGGGCATCCTGCGGGGCTTCGACCCCTTCATGAACCTGGTGATCGACGAGTGCGTGGAGAtggcggcgggcgggcagcAGAACAACATCGGCATGGTg GTGATCCGAGGGAACAGCATCATCATGCTGGAAGCTTTGGAACGAGTATGA